One Triticum dicoccoides isolate Atlit2015 ecotype Zavitan chromosome 5B, WEW_v2.0, whole genome shotgun sequence genomic window carries:
- the LOC119312664 gene encoding probable inorganic phosphate transporter 1-8: protein MARSEQQGLQVLSALDAAKTQWYHFTAIVIAGMGFFTDAYDLFCISLVTKLLGRIYYTDLSKPDPGTLPPGVAAAVNGVAFCGTLAGQLFFGWLGDKMGRKSVYGMTLILMVICSIGSGLSFAHTPKSVMATLCFFRFWLGFGIGGDYPLSATIMSEYANKKTRGAFIAAVFAMQGFGILAGGIVTLIISSAFRAGFHEPAYQDDRVASTGTEADFVWRIILMLGALPALLTYYWRMKMPETARYTALVAKNAKLAAADMSKVLQVELEDETEKMDELVSRGGANDFGLFSPQFARRHGLHLVGTATTWFLLDIAFYSQNLFQKDIFSSINWIPKARTMSALDEVFRISRAQTLIALCGTVPGYWFTVFLIDVVGRFAIQLMGFFMMTVFMLGLAVPYHHWTTPGNQIGFVVMYAFTFFFANFGPNATTFVVPAEIFPARLRSTCHGISAAAGKAGAMIGAFGFLYAAQDPHKPDAGYRPGIGVRNSLFVLAGVNLLGFMFTFLVPEANGKSLEEMSGEAQDNEEDQARAAAAVQPSTA from the coding sequence ATGGCGCGGTCGGAGCAGCAGGGGCTGCAGGTGCTGAGCGCGTTGGACGCGGCCAAGACGCAGTGGTACCACTTCACGGCCATCGTCATCGCCGGCATGGGCTTCTTCACCGACGCCTACGACCTCTTCTGCATCTCCCTCGTCACCAAGCTCCTCGGCCGCATCTACTACACCGACCTCTCCAAGCCCGACCCCGGCACGCTGCCCCccggcgtcgccgccgccgtcaacGGCGTCGCCTTCTGCGGCACGCTCGCCGGCCAGCTCTTCTTCGGCTGGCTCGGCGACAAGATGGGCCGCAAGAGCGTCTACGGCATGACGCTCATTCTCATGGTCATCTGCTCCATCGGCTCCGGCCTCTCCTTCGCGCACACCCCCAAGAGCGTCATGGCCACGCTCTGCTTCTTCCGCTTCTGGCTCGGCTTCGGCATCGGCGGCGACTACCCGCTCTCCGCCACCATCATGTCCGAGTACGCCAACAAGAAGAcccgcggcgccttcatcgccgccGTCTTCGCCATGCAGGGCTTCGGCATCCTCGCCGGCGGCATCGTCACCCTCATCATCTCCTCCGCCTTCCGCGCCGGGTTCCACGAGCCGGCCTACCAGGACGACCGCGTCGCCTCCACCGGCACCGAGGCCGACTTCGTGTGGCGCATCATCCTCATGCTCGGCGCCCTCCCGGCCCTGCTCACCTACTACTGGCGGATGAAGATGCCCGAGACGGCCCGCTACACCGCACTCGTCGCCAAGAAcgccaagctcgccgccgccgacatGTCCAAGGTGCTGCAGGTGGAGCTGGAGGACGAGACGGAGAAGATGGACGAGCTCGTGAGCCGCGGCGGAGCCAACGACTTCGGGCTCTTCTCGCCGCAGTTCGCGCGGCGCCACGGCCTCCACCTGGTGGGCACGGCCACCACGTGGTTCCTGCTGGACATCGCCTTCTACAGCCAGAACCTGTTCCAGAAGGACATCTTCAGCAGCATCAACTGGATCCCCAAGGCGCGCACCATGAGCGCCCTCGACGAGGTCTTCCGCATCTCCCGCGCGCAGACGCTCATCGCCCTCTGCGGCACCGTGCCGGGATACTGGTTCACCGTCTTCCTCATCGACGTCGTCGGCCGCTTCGCCATCCAGCTCATGGGCTTCTTCATGATGACCGTCTTCATGCTCGGCCTCGCCGTGCCCTACCACCACTGGACCACGCCCGGCAACCAGATCGGCTTCGTCGTCATGTACGCCTTCACCTTCTTCTTCGCCAACTTCGGTCCCAACGCCACCACCTTCGTCGTGCCCGCCGAGATCTTCCCCGCCAGGCTGCGCTCCACGTGCCACGGCATCTCCGCCGCCGCGGGCAAGGCCGGCGCCATGATCGGCGCGTTCGGGTTCCTCTACGCGGCGCAGGACCCGCACAAGCCCGACGCCGGGTACAGGCCGGGCATCGGCGTGCGCAACTCCCTCTTCGTGCTCGCCGGGGTCAACCTGCTGGGCTTCATGTTCACCTTCCTCGTGCCGGAGGCCAACGGGAAGTCGCTGGAGGAGATGTCCGGCGAGGCTCAGGACAACGAGGAGGACCaggcacgcgccgccgccgccgtgcagcCGTCCACGGCGTAG
- the LOC119312666 gene encoding probable inorganic phosphate transporter 1-8, translating to MARSEQQGLQVLSALDAAKTQWYHFTAIVVAGMGFFTDAYDLFCISLVTKLLGRIYYTDLSKPDPGTLPPGVAAAVNGVAFCGTLAGQLFFGWLGDKMGRKSVYGMTLILMVICSIGSGLSFAHTPKSVMATLCFFRFWLGFGIGGDYPLSATIMSEYANKKTRGAFIAAVFAMQGFGILAGGIVTLIISSAFRAGFHEPAYQDDRVASTGTEADFVWRIILMLGALPALLTYYWRMKMPETARYTALVAKNAKLAAADMSKVLQVELEDETEKMDELVSRGGANDFGLFSPQFARRHGLHLVGTATTWFLLDIAFYSQNLFQKDIFSSINWIPKARTMSALDEVFRISRAQTLIALCGTVPGYWFTVFLIDVVGRFAIQLMGFFMMTVFMLGLAVPYHHWTTPGNQIGFVVMYAFTFFFANFGPNATTFVVPAEIFPARLRSTCHGISAAAGKAGAMIGAFGFLYAAQDPHKPDAGYRPGIGVRNSLFVLAGVNLLGFMFTFLVPEANGKSLEEMSGEAQDNEEDQARAAAAVQPSTA from the coding sequence atggCGCGGTCGGAGCAGCAGGGGCTGCAGGTGCTGAGCGCGCTGGACGCGGCCAAGACGCAGTGGTACCACTTCACGGCCATCGTCGTCGCCGGCATGGGCTTCTTCACCGACGCCTACGACCTCTTCTGCATCTCCCTCGTCACCAAGCTCCTCGGCCGCATCTACTACACCGACCTCTCCAAGCCCGACCCCGGCACGCTGCCCCccggcgtcgccgccgccgtcaacGGCGTCGCCTTCTGCGGCACGCTCGCCGGCCAGCTCTTCTTCGGCTGGCTCGGCGACAAGATGGGCCGCAAGAGCGTCTACGGCATGACGCTCATTCTCATGGTCATCTGCTCCATCGGCTCCGGCCTCTCCTTCGCGCACACACCCAAGAGTGTCATGGCCACGCTCTGCTTCTTCCGCTTCTGGCTCGGCTTCGGCATCGGCGGCGACTACCCGCTCTCCGCCACCATCATGTCCGAGTACGCCAACAAGAAGAcccgcggcgccttcatcgccgccGTCTTCGCCATGCAGGGCTTCGGCATCCTCGCCGGCGGCATCGTCACCCTCATCATCTCCTCCGCCTTCCGCGCCGGGTTCCACGAGCCGGCCTACCAGGACGACCGCGTCGCCTCCACCGGCACCGAGGCCGACTTCGTGTGGCGCATCATCCTCATGCTCGGCGCCCTCCCGGCCCTGCTCACCTACTACTGGCGGATGAAGATGCCCGAGACGGCCCGCTACACCGCACTCGTCGCCAAGAAcgccaagctcgccgccgccgacatGTCCAAGGTGCTGCAGGTGGAGCTGGAGGACGAGACGGAGAAGATGGACGAGCTCGTGAGCCGCGGCGGAGCCAACGACTTCGGGCTCTTCTCGCCGCAGTTCGCGCGGCGCCACGGCCTCCACCTGGTGGGCACGGCCACCACGTGGTTCCTGCTGGACATCGCCTTCTACAGCCAGAACCTGTTCCAGAAGGACATCTTCAGCAGCATCAACTGGATCCCCAAGGCGCGCACCATGAGCGCCCTCGACGAGGTCTTCCGCATCTCCCGCGCGCAGACGCTCATCGCCCTCTGCGGCACCGTGCCGGGATACTGGTTCACCGTCTTCCTCATCGACGTCGTCGGCCGCTTCGCCATCCAGCTCATGGGCTTCTTCATGATGACCGTCTTCATGCTCGGCCTCGCCGTGCCCTACCACCACTGGACCACGCCCGGCAACCAGATCGGCTTCGTCGTCATGTACGCCTTCACCTTCTTTTTCGCCAACTTCGGCCCCAACGCCACCACCTTCGTCGTGCCCGCCGAGATCTTCCCCGCCAGGCTGCGCTCCACGTGCCACGGCATCTCCGCCGCCGCGGGCAAGGCCGGCGCCATGATCGGCGCGTTCGGGTTCCTCTACGCCGCGCAGGACCCGCACAAGCCCGACGCCGGGTACAGGCCGGGCATCGGCGTGCGCAACTCCCTCTTCGTGCTCGCCGGGGTCAACCTGCTGGGCTTCATGTTCACCTTCCTCGTGCCGGAGGCCAACGGGAAGTCGCTCGAGGAGATGTCCGGCGAGGCTCAGGACAACGAGGAGGACCaggcacgcgccgccgccgccgtgcagcCGTCCACGGCGTAG